The following are encoded together in the Hemicordylus capensis ecotype Gifberg chromosome 4, rHemCap1.1.pri, whole genome shotgun sequence genome:
- the ITPA gene encoding inosine triphosphate pyrophosphatase isoform X2: protein MKRLDDGVAEIGTRTERSTVIQILGDSFPYRLVAKKIDLPEYQGEPDDISIQKCQEAAKQVQGPVIVEDTCLCFKALGGLPGPYIKWFLEKLKPEGLYKLLAGFEDKSAYALCTFAFSTGNPEDPVKLFKGQTHGHIVDPRGPRDFGWDPCFQPEGYDRTYAELRKSEKNSISHRYKALKELSTYFIQQNNLSEATSGPS from the exons ATGAAAAGGCTTGATGATGGAGTTGCAGAGATTGGAACTAGGACCGAACGTTCCACG GTGATTCAGATCCTAGGTGACTCCTTTCCATACAGATTGGTTGCAAAGAAAATAGACT TGCCTGAGTACCAAGGGGAACCTGATGACATTTCTATCCAGAAGTGCCAGGAAGCTGCTAAGCAG GTCCAGGGACCTGTAATAGTAGAAGATACCTGCTTGTGTTTCAAGGCCCTTGGAGGACTCCCAGGGCCCTATAT AAAATGGTTTCTTGAGAAGTTAAAACCAGAAG GTTTGTACAAACTGTTAGCAGGATTTGAAGACAAGTCTGCTTACGCTCTTTGCACCTTTGCCTTCAGCACTGGAAACCCAGAGGACCCAGTGAAGCTATTCAAAGGCCAAACTCAT GGACACATAGTTGATCCAAGGGGGCCTAGAGACTTTGGATGGGATCCATGCTTCCAACCAGAAGGTTATGATCGGAC GTATGCTGAATTACGCAAATCTGAGAAGAATTCAATCTCTCATCGTTACAAAGCCCTGAAAGAGCTGTCTACCTACTTTATTCAACAGAACAACTTGTCAGAAGCCACATCTGGACCCAGTTAG
- the ITPA gene encoding inosine triphosphate pyrophosphatase isoform X3, with translation MRRSWRRWGGVIQILGDSFPYRLVAKKIDLPEYQGEPDDISIQKCQEAAKQVQGPVIVEDTCLCFKALGGLPGPYIKWFLEKLKPEGLYKLLAGFEDKSAYALCTFAFSTGNPEDPVKLFKGQTHGHIVDPRGPRDFGWDPCFQPEGYDRTYAELRKSEKNSISHRYKALKELSTYFIQQNNLSEATSGPS, from the exons ATGCGAAGAAGctggaggaggtggggaggg GTGATTCAGATCCTAGGTGACTCCTTTCCATACAGATTGGTTGCAAAGAAAATAGACT TGCCTGAGTACCAAGGGGAACCTGATGACATTTCTATCCAGAAGTGCCAGGAAGCTGCTAAGCAG GTCCAGGGACCTGTAATAGTAGAAGATACCTGCTTGTGTTTCAAGGCCCTTGGAGGACTCCCAGGGCCCTATAT AAAATGGTTTCTTGAGAAGTTAAAACCAGAAG GTTTGTACAAACTGTTAGCAGGATTTGAAGACAAGTCTGCTTACGCTCTTTGCACCTTTGCCTTCAGCACTGGAAACCCAGAGGACCCAGTGAAGCTATTCAAAGGCCAAACTCAT GGACACATAGTTGATCCAAGGGGGCCTAGAGACTTTGGATGGGATCCATGCTTCCAACCAGAAGGTTATGATCGGAC GTATGCTGAATTACGCAAATCTGAGAAGAATTCAATCTCTCATCGTTACAAAGCCCTGAAAGAGCTGTCTACCTACTTTATTCAACAGAACAACTTGTCAGAAGCCACATCTGGACCCAGTTAG
- the ITPA gene encoding inosine triphosphate pyrophosphatase isoform X1 codes for MATIPAAGRSVVFVTGNAKKLEEVIQILGDSFPYRLVAKKIDLPEYQGEPDDISIQKCQEAAKQVQGPVIVEDTCLCFKALGGLPGPYIKWFLEKLKPEGLYKLLAGFEDKSAYALCTFAFSTGNPEDPVKLFKGQTHGHIVDPRGPRDFGWDPCFQPEGYDRTYAELRKSEKNSISHRYKALKELSTYFIQQNNLSEATSGPS; via the exons ATGGCGACGATACCGGCGGCTGGGAGAAGTGTGGTTTTCGTCACCGGCAATGCGAAGAAGctggaggag GTGATTCAGATCCTAGGTGACTCCTTTCCATACAGATTGGTTGCAAAGAAAATAGACT TGCCTGAGTACCAAGGGGAACCTGATGACATTTCTATCCAGAAGTGCCAGGAAGCTGCTAAGCAG GTCCAGGGACCTGTAATAGTAGAAGATACCTGCTTGTGTTTCAAGGCCCTTGGAGGACTCCCAGGGCCCTATAT AAAATGGTTTCTTGAGAAGTTAAAACCAGAAG GTTTGTACAAACTGTTAGCAGGATTTGAAGACAAGTCTGCTTACGCTCTTTGCACCTTTGCCTTCAGCACTGGAAACCCAGAGGACCCAGTGAAGCTATTCAAAGGCCAAACTCAT GGACACATAGTTGATCCAAGGGGGCCTAGAGACTTTGGATGGGATCCATGCTTCCAACCAGAAGGTTATGATCGGAC GTATGCTGAATTACGCAAATCTGAGAAGAATTCAATCTCTCATCGTTACAAAGCCCTGAAAGAGCTGTCTACCTACTTTATTCAACAGAACAACTTGTCAGAAGCCACATCTGGACCCAGTTAG